The DNA sequence ACGGAAACGTTAATTGgccgagttatagctcataaAAGCCGAGCTATAACGTGTGATACCGAGTTATAACTCGTATTGATAACTGCCATATCAGATAACAATGACATTCTCTGCAAGATCGGTGAGATGTTGCAGCAAAACTACGTAGTCCACGTTCATTTGATTCAGAGAACATCGGACTCAATTGCTAATTttttagcaaagataacaattaaatATAATCTGTCTTATACtaaatttctcttcttttataaTGCTGTTGAAGAGATTATTAAGAACTAAGAAGAAGATGTCCCCTCcgacttaaataatttttatgtttttttagtcacaaaaaaaatcagtaaaatttattattttttattaacaattaactaataatgtttaaaaaaatgaattaaaagtatattatcgaattacaaaactaaaaattcagactaataattaaaatattagcaaaaaataacaaattctattggtagtttagttttattttctttacaCTATAGTACTTTAGTTAGCTGTTTTAAGGTCATAaagaaactcaaataaaaaagttTACGTTGTAAAGCATACAATAATGCGAGTCAGCAAGTAAATGTCACCCTACTCTCAATTATAACTTCCATCATTcaataagtaattttttattttttatacattcTATTCATAATGAgaaatactatttgtacactaaaattagtcactaaaatcaaacaccaatatatttatgtataaatatatgtgtggtttaattcatttttaatgtatatttatattccaaCATGTTATATTGGTGGCTgactttagtggctgattttggtgtacacttAGCATAACCCATTGATAATATATTACACCCATTTATAGTATTTCAGAGCATAGCTACATTTATTCCATACATATATTAGTGAAAATTAAATACATAGCTAGATAAGTGCTCTAGACACTGAAGCagcattatcattatcattttcattatcatcatcagtaACAAGCTTGAACTCTTGCAGCTCCTTGAAGTTCAACCATGGCTTCACCAACACTTTGGCTTCATAAACTTGTTTCTTCTCATCACCATCTTTTGCCTCCATAGTTATTTCATATATGCTTCCAGCAACTACTTGCTTCTTTGCACTTATCACCCTCACAAgctccaagcttgaattctgcagcagaaattagaaattataaacatattattcaaatacaaaaatattaatcacTTATATTTTCTCAAATTCATTCGAACTAAAAGTATTACTTCAAATCATACaaacataaaaatagaataataaacccATTTTGAATAATAACCCCACTAACATACTAATATAAAGCACAAGACATTAATTAAGAGACAAAAATAACccaaattaaaatgaattatttatttaatctgggaaaaaaaatagaaacagaagtagaagacgaagaagaagaaccgAATTTTTGTTATGTTCTTCAAGAGCAAAGCGAGCAAGGTTCTGGATCTCAATGCTGTTCTGGCTTCCTTCAACCACACGATTGCCACCTAGTGTAGCCATTTTCTCTTATCtctgatttcttttcttttttcttcaccactttataattttttacatGAATTGTGATCTTGGTTTGTTAAATATCTATGTCCCTTTATATATAGTTTGACACTGACTTGCAGGTTCAACGTTTTGAGTGGTTAATAATGGCACCCTCCAACCATATCTAAATACTAATATCTAAATCTCATGTAATTACCCGCACGTGTTTTTATTGGTGCATAGTCTTACAATGATTTGATAGAAAGGATTAATACTTGTAATTTACAATTCcattaataaaagtacttgaaGTTAAGAGTTAACGATAATTAGAAAATCTCACGTTCATCCTTAGATAACACCAAATTTGTCCCACATCAGGtaataaaaaagttttataaatatttttaatgtctAAGAGAGTTGGTTTAGTCCGCCGAGT is a window from the Arachis hypogaea cultivar Tifrunner chromosome 17, arahy.Tifrunner.gnm2.J5K5, whole genome shotgun sequence genome containing:
- the LOC112766642 gene encoding cysteine proteinase inhibitor, translating into MATLGGNRVVEGSQNSIEIQNLARFALEEHNKNSNSSLELVRVISAKKQVVAGSIYEITMEAKDGDEKKQVYEAKVLVKPWLNFKELQEFKLVTDDDNENDNDNAASVSRALI